In Liquorilactobacillus hordei DSM 19519, the following proteins share a genomic window:
- a CDS encoding bifunctional metallophosphatase/5'-nucleotidase yields the protein MKVKILSTSDVHGYIFPTNFSSKADYQPFGYLKAAQVIKSIKEDAADDEVIVYIENGDFLEGSPLSDYIYRTRKTKEYNQIFCKMTSLLDVDAAVLGNHEFDYGLAYIKETLKNKKYPIIGANIGGEKAQDIIDQPYQIIEKAGIKIAILGLTTQYVPHWEKAENIEGITFNSVLETARKYVPILKEKADVVVVAYHGGFEKDLDNGKPTERLTGENEGYALLSEIPGIDALVTGHQHRKIAKKVYGVPTTQPGCRAENVGQISIELDNNKKIINSHAELIDTSKRVVNQELESLLTDLKRDIENWLDIPVAKINGDMRIHDHLAARLHGHAYLDLINRIQMDVTGTDVAGSALFNNEVSGYDAQITVRDILNNYVYPNTLVVERISGADLRAALERCASFFELQPDGSICMTNSSSIPKAQLYNYDYYSGINYVFDLTKPVGKRVLSILYHNQVLKDTDKIDVAISQYRAVGGGEYPMFNITKSIRAYEDDMPKLIAKYLKKHKKIEAIQPNNLQIIK from the coding sequence ATGAAAGTTAAAATTCTCTCGACGAGTGATGTACATGGGTATATTTTTCCAACCAATTTTAGCAGTAAAGCAGACTATCAACCCTTCGGCTACCTAAAAGCTGCACAGGTTATTAAGTCTATTAAAGAAGATGCAGCAGATGATGAGGTTATCGTATATATTGAAAATGGTGATTTCTTAGAGGGCTCTCCACTGTCTGATTATATTTATCGAACAAGGAAAACAAAGGAATATAATCAGATTTTTTGTAAAATGACAAGTCTTTTGGATGTAGATGCAGCGGTTTTAGGTAATCACGAATTTGATTATGGACTGGCATATATTAAAGAAACTTTGAAAAATAAAAAATACCCAATTATAGGTGCAAATATTGGTGGTGAAAAAGCACAGGATATTATTGACCAACCATATCAAATAATTGAAAAAGCAGGAATTAAAATCGCTATTTTGGGATTAACTACACAGTATGTGCCACACTGGGAAAAAGCTGAGAACATTGAAGGAATTACTTTTAATTCTGTGCTTGAAACTGCAAGAAAATATGTACCAATTCTAAAAGAAAAGGCTGATGTGGTAGTGGTTGCTTACCATGGCGGTTTTGAAAAAGATCTGGATAATGGTAAACCAACTGAACGGTTGACAGGTGAAAATGAGGGATATGCACTGCTTTCTGAAATACCGGGAATTGACGCATTGGTGACAGGTCATCAGCACAGAAAAATAGCAAAAAAAGTATATGGAGTACCGACAACTCAACCAGGATGTCGTGCTGAAAATGTGGGTCAGATTTCGATAGAATTAGATAATAATAAAAAAATAATCAATTCACATGCTGAACTAATTGATACAAGTAAACGAGTGGTAAATCAAGAATTGGAATCACTTTTAACTGATTTGAAACGCGATATTGAAAATTGGCTAGATATACCGGTAGCAAAGATCAATGGTGATATGCGTATTCATGATCATCTAGCTGCAAGGCTGCATGGACACGCGTATTTGGATTTAATCAATCGCATTCAGATGGATGTTACAGGAACTGATGTTGCAGGTTCTGCGCTATTTAACAATGAAGTTAGTGGATATGATGCGCAAATTACAGTACGTGATATTTTGAATAACTATGTCTATCCGAATACTTTGGTAGTTGAGCGAATTAGTGGGGCAGACTTGAGGGCAGCACTTGAACGTTGTGCCAGCTTTTTTGAATTACAGCCAGATGGATCAATCTGTATGACAAACAGCTCTAGTATACCTAAAGCTCAGTTGTATAATTATGATTACTATTCAGGTATAAATTACGTTTTTGATTTAACTAAACCAGTTGGAAAACGTGTTCTTAGTATTTTGTATCATAATCAAGTACTTAAGGATACTGACAAGATTGATGTTGCAATTAGTCAATACCGTGCTGTTGGTGGTGGTGAGTACCCAATGTTTAATATAACAAAGAGTATTCGAGCCTATGAAGATGATATGCCTAAGTTAATAGCAAAATATCTAAAGAAACATAAAAAGATAGAAGCAATCCAACCTAATAATTTACAGATTATTAAATAA
- a CDS encoding MurR/RpiR family transcriptional regulator: MSGENVVDIIYSNLSTMTQTDKKIAQVILKNPGDAVNYTISELAAKAVVSEASVSRFCKNLQLSGFHQLKIELAKVSDDESNYYKVINIDNIQQAIANIRDNKNAEITNTLNNVTTPTIKKIMKLIQNSHILQIAAEGNTFPVVADAAYRFNQIGILSICSESWQTSIGQTLNLTDKDTLMVISNSGESKSLLKQIEVAKKQGMRIIAITNRNDSPIALEADYHLRTAVRQRVLQSEYYFSRVAAMTAVETIFLLLIAEDRERLSKIMDHETIISDTKV; the protein is encoded by the coding sequence ATGAGCGGCGAAAATGTAGTTGATATAATATATAGTAACTTGAGTACTATGACCCAGACCGACAAAAAAATTGCACAGGTTATTTTAAAGAATCCTGGAGATGCGGTGAACTATACAATTTCAGAGCTCGCGGCTAAAGCAGTCGTTAGCGAGGCATCTGTTTCTCGTTTTTGTAAAAACCTACAACTGTCGGGATTTCATCAATTGAAGATTGAATTAGCAAAAGTATCTGATGATGAGTCTAATTACTATAAAGTTATTAATATCGATAATATTCAACAGGCAATCGCCAACATTAGAGATAATAAGAATGCGGAGATTACTAATACGCTAAATAATGTGACTACTCCAACAATCAAGAAGATTATGAAGTTAATCCAGAATTCGCATATTTTACAGATTGCAGCAGAGGGGAATACATTCCCTGTTGTTGCAGATGCGGCCTACCGATTTAATCAAATTGGAATTTTATCAATTTGTTCAGAATCATGGCAGACTTCAATAGGTCAGACTCTCAATTTGACTGATAAAGATACACTAATGGTTATCTCTAATTCAGGAGAGTCTAAGTCCTTATTAAAACAAATTGAAGTGGCTAAAAAACAAGGTATGAGAATTATCGCAATTACCAACCGTAATGATTCACCGATTGCACTAGAAGCAGATTATCACTTGCGCACAGCTGTTAGACAAAGAGTATTGCAATCGGAGTACTATTTCTCTAGAGTTGCTGCAATGACGGCAGTGGAAACAATTTTCCTATTATTGATTGCGGAGGATCGAGAGAGATTAAGCAAGATTATGGATCATGAAACTATCATTTCGGATACAAAAGTCTAG
- a CDS encoding fructose-specific PTS transporter subunit EIIC, translating into MDILNILKSDIMIMDLKAKTKEDALHEMVNSFFENGLIDDRDLFTQDIFKREAEATTGIGDGIAMPHARNKAVKEAAVLFAKSEQGIDYNAIDGKPVHLFFMIAAPANANDIHLQALASLSALLLDANLITELKKAVTPQEVQQLFKAASDKKKTDERQQTENQDLPLIVAVTACPTGIAHTYMAEAALLEAGKKMNVEMRVETNGSEGVKHRLSAEEISNAVGVIIAADKKVEVERFAGKKVMQTAVIDGIKKPEELIQSVLDGNLATFEVEGGANNNSSAEDKQGGIWHHVYQDLMSGISNMLPFVVGGGILMAISFLLEQSLGKTSTAFIFLNSLGTNAFSFLIPILAGFIAFSIGDRPAMMPGFVGGYMATQASASIVKSSGSAGFIGGIIAGFIAGYLILFLKKAFIKLPKSLDGLKPMIIFPVLGLFFVGTLMFFVIDPIFSVVNLFLVHFLTTMGTANAILLGAILGGMQAVDLGGPVNKAAYTTAIGVLSATGDGSMMASVMVGGMIPPLAIAIATTIWKSKFTEDERKAGISNYVLGISFITEGAIPFAIADPLRVIGSCIIGSVIGGGLAQFWKVSVPAPHGGLWVVLLMHNPLYFVLSLIIGAVVAGIIYGIWKPKKIALFKE; encoded by the coding sequence ATGGATATATTAAATATATTAAAAAGTGACATCATGATCATGGATTTAAAAGCAAAAACCAAAGAAGATGCATTACATGAGATGGTTAATTCTTTTTTTGAAAACGGTTTAATAGATGATAGAGATCTTTTTACACAAGATATCTTCAAACGTGAAGCGGAAGCGACAACAGGTATTGGGGATGGAATTGCAATGCCTCATGCTAGAAATAAGGCAGTGAAAGAAGCAGCTGTTTTATTTGCAAAAAGTGAACAAGGGATTGACTATAATGCGATTGATGGCAAACCAGTTCACCTGTTTTTTATGATTGCTGCACCAGCTAATGCCAATGATATTCATTTGCAGGCTTTGGCAAGTCTTTCTGCATTACTTTTAGACGCTAATCTGATTACAGAATTAAAAAAGGCAGTAACTCCACAAGAAGTTCAGCAATTGTTTAAAGCAGCTAGTGATAAGAAAAAAACAGATGAACGTCAGCAGACTGAAAATCAGGATTTACCATTAATTGTTGCAGTAACAGCCTGTCCAACGGGAATTGCACACACATATATGGCTGAAGCGGCATTGCTTGAAGCGGGTAAGAAAATGAACGTCGAGATGAGAGTCGAGACGAATGGATCTGAGGGAGTAAAGCATCGACTAAGTGCAGAAGAGATTTCTAACGCTGTAGGGGTAATTATCGCAGCAGATAAGAAGGTCGAAGTAGAACGTTTTGCGGGTAAGAAAGTCATGCAGACTGCGGTAATTGATGGAATTAAGAAACCTGAGGAACTTATTCAAAGTGTATTAGATGGAAATTTAGCAACATTTGAAGTTGAAGGTGGGGCTAATAATAATTCAAGTGCGGAGGATAAACAAGGTGGAATTTGGCATCATGTCTACCAAGACTTGATGAGTGGAATTTCGAATATGTTGCCATTTGTTGTCGGTGGTGGAATATTGATGGCGATTTCGTTCTTGCTAGAACAGTCATTAGGGAAAACTTCAACGGCGTTTATCTTTCTGAATTCTCTAGGGACAAATGCATTTAGTTTTTTAATTCCGATTTTAGCAGGATTTATTGCATTTTCAATTGGTGATCGTCCAGCCATGATGCCAGGTTTTGTTGGTGGCTATATGGCAACCCAAGCAAGTGCAAGTATTGTTAAATCAAGTGGTAGTGCAGGTTTCATTGGCGGAATCATTGCAGGTTTTATCGCAGGTTATTTGATTTTATTTTTGAAAAAGGCATTTATTAAATTACCAAAATCATTAGATGGTTTAAAACCAATGATAATATTTCCTGTGTTGGGATTGTTTTTTGTAGGAACATTGATGTTTTTCGTAATTGATCCAATCTTTTCAGTAGTTAATTTATTTTTGGTACATTTTCTAACAACTATGGGAACTGCAAATGCAATCTTGCTTGGAGCAATTCTTGGTGGAATGCAGGCTGTAGATCTAGGTGGCCCAGTGAATAAAGCAGCTTATACAACAGCAATTGGGGTATTATCGGCAACGGGTGACGGAAGTATGATGGCTTCAGTAATGGTTGGCGGAATGATTCCACCATTGGCAATTGCAATCGCGACAACTATCTGGAAAAGTAAATTTACAGAAGATGAGCGTAAGGCTGGAATTAGTAATTATGTTTTAGGAATTTCATTTATTACTGAAGGAGCAATTCCTTTTGCAATCGCAGATCCGTTGAGGGTAATTGGTTCATGTATTATTGGTTCAGTAATTGGTGGGGGATTAGCTCAATTCTGGAAGGTTAGTGTGCCAGCTCCTCATGGAGGATTATGGGTTGTTTTGTTAATGCACAATCCTTTGTATTTTGTTTTATCCTTAATAATTGGGGCTGTTGTAGCTGGAATAATTTATGGTATTTGGAAGCCCAAAAAGATAGCGCTTTTCAAAGAATAA
- a CDS encoding ribose-5-phosphate isomerase A, which yields MTPIIQKSLTLIKPNMTISLGGGSNVAKLASALAVKPELNLTICTPSELTKNYCNSLGISVTNSDEVKHINLAFDGCDSLDTNLNALKSNGGIHLFEKINAELADDYIILALLERVTKSLNPQIPLTLEVVDVTSAVVLRLLKYLNLKSNIRLAKDIAGYARTPSGNLLIDCYAHDWNNISQINSIVSQQNGVIATSFFENLITLGLTFDETGKVHEFRKED from the coding sequence TTGACACCGATTATTCAAAAGTCTCTCACTCTTATCAAGCCAAACATGACTATCAGTCTAGGCGGTGGAAGCAATGTTGCTAAACTTGCTTCTGCTCTAGCAGTAAAACCTGAATTAAATCTAACCATCTGTACACCATCTGAACTTACAAAGAATTATTGTAATTCACTTGGAATCTCTGTTACCAACAGTGATGAGGTTAAGCATATTAACCTTGCTTTTGATGGATGTGATTCACTAGATACAAATCTAAATGCTCTAAAAAGTAATGGTGGAATTCATTTATTTGAGAAAATTAATGCTGAACTAGCGGATGATTACATTATTCTGGCACTATTAGAAAGAGTAACAAAATCACTCAATCCTCAAATTCCGCTCACACTTGAAGTTGTCGATGTTACAAGTGCAGTTGTATTACGACTCCTTAAATATTTGAATCTTAAGAGTAATATCAGATTAGCAAAAGATATAGCTGGTTACGCAAGAACTCCTTCTGGAAATCTCTTAATAGATTGTTATGCACATGATTGGAACAATATTTCGCAGATTAATTCCATAGTCTCGCAACAAAATGGAGTTATTGCTACATCCTTTTTTGAAAACTTAATAACACTTGGTTTAACATTTGATGAAACTGGAAAAGTACATGAATTTAGAAAGGAAGATTAA
- a CDS encoding Gfo/Idh/MocA family protein gives MTKYNWGMVGTGWIAHEMADALNDVNGEVYAVADVNKEMLEKFAAEKHIKKTYTDANEMIANPDIDVIYIATPHTYHYQYIKAALEAGKHVFCEKAITVNAKQFDEVEALAKEKGLILTEGLTLYHMPVFDQVKELIATGKLGDIKLVQVNFGSLKDYDPKNRFFNKDLAGGALLDIGGYATAFARTFLASQPNTTLTTVKFFETGVDEQSGIILKNNQEQLAVMALSMRAKQPKRGVVSGTKGYVEINNYPRATSAEVTYTADAHEQANEVLQAGDDTQALRYEVRDMQRYIDNGHDDGQLAISRDVSHILDSVRNAWGMKYPFD, from the coding sequence ATGACAAAATATAACTGGGGCATGGTTGGTACAGGTTGGATTGCACATGAGATGGCTGATGCATTAAATGATGTTAACGGCGAAGTATACGCTGTAGCTGATGTTAACAAAGAAATGTTAGAAAAATTTGCTGCAGAAAAGCATATTAAAAAAACATACACCGATGCAAACGAAATGATTGCGAATCCTGATATCGATGTAATTTATATCGCTACACCACACACATATCATTATCAATATATCAAAGCTGCTTTAGAAGCTGGTAAACATGTATTTTGTGAAAAAGCAATTACTGTTAATGCTAAACAATTTGATGAAGTTGAAGCTCTTGCTAAAGAAAAAGGATTAATTCTGACAGAAGGACTCACCTTGTACCATATGCCTGTTTTTGATCAAGTCAAAGAACTTATCGCTACAGGAAAGTTAGGTGATATCAAATTGGTGCAAGTCAACTTTGGAAGCCTAAAAGATTACGATCCTAAAAATAGATTCTTCAATAAAGATCTTGCAGGAGGAGCATTGTTAGATATCGGGGGATATGCAACAGCATTTGCAAGAACTTTCTTAGCAAGTCAACCCAATACGACATTAACAACTGTTAAGTTCTTTGAAACTGGTGTCGATGAACAATCAGGTATCATCTTGAAAAATAATCAAGAACAACTGGCTGTGATGGCATTGTCAATGCGTGCAAAGCAACCAAAACGTGGAGTTGTTTCTGGAACAAAGGGTTACGTCGAAATCAATAATTACCCTCGTGCTACAAGTGCTGAAGTCACATATACTGCTGATGCACATGAACAGGCCAATGAAGTATTACAAGCCGGTGATGATACACAAGCATTGCGCTACGAAGTCCGCGATATGCAACGTTATATTGATAATGGGCACGACGATGGTCAACTTGCGATATCACGTGACGTTTCACATATCTTAGACAGCGTCCGTAATGCATGGGGTATGAAGTATCCTTTCGATTAA
- a CDS encoding FAD-dependent oxidoreductase — protein sequence MLIYSQKLGGINVKKKIIIVGASHGGHQSILELLSRYEDIDITLFEASNFVSFMSCGMELYLENSVTDVNAVRNFRPESFPQENVHILNNHQVTKINSDKRTVFVTDLENGKQTEESYDKLILSSGVNPKSLPIAGNELENVYLMRGYDWATKIKSKLENPEVKNITVVGAGYIGIEAAEAAVKAGKHVTLLDVIDRPLGTYLDSELTDIISAHLADKGVEIHTGVKISAFSGQNNKVQFVKSNQGDFPSDVVIQAAGVQPNTEWLKGTVALDERGWIKNDEYLRTNLPDVYAIGDATLAYSIAARKKVPVALATVARREARYLVKHLFEKTPAVPFAGIVGSSALSVFDYHFAQSGLNSFTAERAGVKIASSFYEDTLRPSYVPEDKGNPKVYVKLFFDPETHRLLGGAVLSTYDITAQGNVLALAISHQLKVEDLAEADFFFQPGFDRQWSLLNLAAQHALGEVEFTRK from the coding sequence ATGTTAATTTATTCCCAGAAATTGGGGGGAATTAACGTGAAGAAAAAAATTATTATTGTCGGTGCTTCTCATGGTGGTCATCAGTCTATTCTTGAACTGTTAAGCCGCTATGAAGACATCGACATTACTTTATTTGAAGCAAGCAATTTTGTTTCGTTTATGTCCTGTGGTATGGAACTATACTTGGAAAATAGTGTAACTGATGTTAATGCTGTCCGTAATTTCAGACCTGAGAGTTTTCCACAAGAAAATGTTCATATTTTGAATAATCATCAAGTCACCAAAATAAATAGCGATAAACGAACCGTCTTTGTTACTGATCTAGAAAATGGTAAACAAACTGAAGAATCATATGATAAATTAATTCTGAGTTCAGGTGTAAATCCTAAATCATTACCAATCGCCGGGAACGAACTAGAAAATGTTTATCTAATGCGCGGTTATGATTGGGCTACAAAAATAAAAAGTAAACTAGAAAATCCAGAAGTTAAGAACATTACCGTTGTTGGTGCTGGTTACATTGGTATTGAAGCTGCTGAAGCTGCTGTTAAAGCAGGAAAACATGTCACACTTTTAGATGTTATTGACCGTCCATTAGGAACTTATCTTGATTCTGAGTTAACAGATATTATAAGTGCACATCTAGCAGACAAAGGTGTTGAAATTCATACTGGCGTTAAAATTTCAGCATTTAGTGGTCAAAATAATAAAGTTCAGTTTGTTAAAAGTAATCAAGGTGATTTTCCAAGTGACGTAGTTATTCAAGCAGCCGGTGTTCAGCCAAATACTGAGTGGTTAAAAGGGACTGTTGCTCTAGATGAACGCGGTTGGATTAAAAACGATGAATACCTTAGAACTAACCTTCCTGATGTTTATGCCATTGGTGATGCCACTTTAGCATATTCAATTGCCGCAAGAAAAAAAGTTCCAGTAGCGCTTGCCACTGTTGCTCGGCGCGAGGCTCGTTACTTGGTAAAACATCTTTTTGAAAAAACTCCTGCGGTTCCCTTTGCAGGAATAGTCGGTTCATCAGCCTTAAGTGTCTTCGATTATCACTTCGCTCAGAGTGGTTTAAACAGCTTCACTGCTGAGCGTGCCGGTGTAAAAATAGCTAGTTCCTTCTATGAAGATACCTTACGCCCAAGCTATGTACCAGAGGATAAAGGCAATCCGAAAGTCTATGTAAAACTTTTCTTTGATCCTGAAACTCATCGTCTTCTTGGAGGAGCAGTCTTATCAACATATGATATAACTGCCCAAGGAAATGTTTTAGCACTTGCCATTTCTCATCAATTAAAAGTAGAAGACTTAGCTGAAGCTGACTTCTTCTTCCAACCAGGTTTTGATCGTCAATGGAGTTTGCTCAACTTAGCTGCTCAACATGCACTAGGTGAAGTCGAATTCACGAGAAAGTAA
- a CDS encoding FAD-dependent oxidoreductase: MKKLGIKVYFNESVQKIQKANNQLIVSTASDLKVETDYIVDATGRIPNVDDLDLEAAGVKYNKRGIVVDNHLQTSVSHIYASGDVIDKQIPKLTPTATFESNYLANRLLGENPESIKYPTIASVVFTLPRIAQVGLSTADIENKKESYVIKEIPFGSRLRFQTKNEPDAEATLIFDQNSYLVGASVYGDEAPELINVLAMIIGMKLTQEDLSKAILAFPSQTIGLISMMAPYLRKFK, encoded by the coding sequence ATGAAAAAATTGGGAATAAAAGTTTATTTTAATGAATCAGTACAAAAAATTCAAAAGGCTAATAATCAATTAATTGTTTCGACCGCATCTGATTTAAAAGTTGAAACGGACTATATTGTTGATGCGACTGGGAGAATTCCTAATGTAGACGATCTCGACCTAGAAGCTGCAGGAGTGAAATATAATAAGCGTGGGATAGTTGTTGATAACCATTTACAAACATCTGTATCACATATCTATGCTAGTGGAGATGTTATCGATAAACAGATTCCTAAGCTAACACCTACTGCAACGTTTGAATCTAATTACTTGGCAAACCGATTGTTGGGTGAAAATCCGGAATCAATTAAGTATCCAACGATTGCAAGTGTTGTATTTACACTTCCAAGAATTGCACAAGTTGGGTTAAGCACAGCAGACATTGAGAACAAAAAAGAAAGCTATGTTATCAAGGAGATTCCTTTTGGTAGTCGTTTACGTTTTCAGACTAAGAATGAACCTGATGCAGAAGCAACGTTGATATTTGATCAGAATTCATATCTAGTCGGAGCAAGTGTTTACGGAGACGAAGCACCAGAATTAATTAATGTTTTGGCGATGATAATAGGGATGAAGTTGACACAAGAGGATTTAAGTAAAGCAATTCTAGCATTTCCAAGTCAAACAATTGGATTGATCAGCATGATGGCCCCATATCTAAGAAAGTTCAAGTAA
- a CDS encoding FAD-dependent oxidoreductase, with translation MEKFDVIFVGSGHANWHAAVDLQKAGKKVAIIEKDLIAGTCTNYGCNAKILLDGAADLIHQVSSYVGMGLKGDLHIDWPELMAYKRATINPLHKMLEQQFKALGIKIYKGTATFLDDRSIKVGEEILSATDFIIGTGQIPNHLPIEGNEWLHDSREFLDLPKLPKHMTFIGAGIVSLEFAMLVKAAGTDVTIIEFASGALREFNAKYVEKVLQQMKKYCSK, from the coding sequence ATGGAAAAATTTGATGTTATTTTTGTTGGTAGCGGACATGCTAATTGGCATGCAGCAGTTGATTTACAAAAAGCAGGAAAAAAGGTAGCGATAATTGAAAAAGATTTAATTGCGGGTACATGTACTAACTATGGCTGCAATGCTAAGATTTTGTTAGATGGGGCGGCTGATCTTATTCATCAGGTGAGCTCATATGTGGGCATGGGATTAAAAGGTGATTTGCATATTGATTGGCCAGAACTAATGGCATATAAGCGTGCGACAATAAATCCGCTTCATAAAATGCTAGAACAGCAATTCAAAGCACTAGGAATTAAAATATATAAGGGAACAGCAACATTTCTTGACGATCGTTCTATCAAAGTCGGCGAAGAAATTCTAAGTGCCACAGATTTTATAATTGGAACTGGACAAATACCTAACCATCTCCCAATTGAAGGAAATGAGTGGTTACATGATAGTCGTGAATTCTTAGATTTACCGAAATTACCAAAGCATATGACGTTTATCGGAGCTGGAATTGTTTCATTGGAGTTTGCAATGCTTGTGAAAGCTGCCGGAACAGATGTCACTATTATCGAATTTGCTTCAGGAGCGCTCAGAGAATTTAATGCAAAATATGTAGAAAAAGTATTGCAGCAAATGAAAAAGTATTGCAGCAAATGA
- a CDS encoding MarR family winged helix-turn-helix transcriptional regulator: MSKQDIFYDELCLSVYTTNRYFHQLYQVVLGEYELTYLQYMVLLNIKKQGRCTLAIICHNLDLDTNTLTPVVKKLMMKQWVRRERSIADKRSFELFLTDSAEQRFEFIQNKIAKIQAKLVGNEQQKFTKILKQMHGLNEQVAEIISDLTNED; the protein is encoded by the coding sequence ATGAGCAAACAGGATATTTTTTATGATGAGTTGTGCTTATCTGTCTACACAACAAATCGTTATTTTCATCAATTGTATCAAGTAGTCTTAGGAGAGTATGAACTAACGTATCTGCAATATATGGTTTTACTGAATATAAAAAAGCAGGGTAGATGTACCTTGGCAATAATCTGTCATAACTTAGATTTAGATACAAACACTTTAACACCAGTTGTCAAAAAATTGATGATGAAGCAGTGGGTAAGACGTGAGAGGTCTATTGCCGATAAACGAAGCTTTGAATTATTTCTTACTGATAGTGCTGAACAAAGATTTGAGTTTATTCAGAATAAAATTGCAAAGATCCAGGCAAAGTTGGTTGGCAATGAGCAGCAGAAGTTTACTAAAATCTTAAAGCAGATGCATGGCTTGAATGAGCAAGTTGCAGAAATTATTAGTGATTTAACAAATGAAGATTAA
- a CDS encoding DUF1003 domain-containing protein, which translates to MEKNMERGLKCLVDQKEYDLVDGAFLKDLDGSLRALIRRDYPKAADNQFICSEHLVQYRVKKMDQMIAKDYRQNDKLTRKLTRVMENDAYQVIDVREQLEHSLTFGQKIADGVAHFGGSWAFILSFIGIMIFWILLNIFHWFGVHFDPYPFILLNLFLSMVAAIQAPLIMMSQNRSSEYDRMESRNDYQVNQKSEEEIRVLHSKIDHLIQQDQPNLLQIQKIQTEMLGSIESQVSELRRLQQYFEEENKK; encoded by the coding sequence ATGGAAAAAAATATGGAACGTGGCCTAAAATGTCTTGTAGACCAAAAAGAATATGATTTAGTGGATGGTGCTTTTCTAAAAGACTTGGATGGTTCACTAAGAGCCTTGATAAGAAGAGACTATCCTAAGGCAGCAGATAACCAATTTATTTGCAGTGAACATCTTGTACAGTATCGAGTAAAAAAAATGGACCAAATGATTGCAAAGGACTATCGGCAAAATGATAAGTTAACAAGAAAACTAACGCGTGTGATGGAAAATGATGCCTATCAGGTAATAGATGTCCGTGAGCAACTGGAACATTCATTAACATTTGGGCAAAAAATTGCTGATGGGGTTGCACACTTTGGTGGTAGTTGGGCATTTATTTTAAGTTTTATAGGAATTATGATTTTCTGGATACTTCTAAATATATTTCATTGGTTTGGGGTACATTTTGACCCATATCCGTTTATTTTATTGAATCTTTTTTTAAGTATGGTTGCGGCTATTCAGGCACCATTGATCATGATGAGCCAAAATCGTTCATCTGAATATGACCGAATGGAATCGCGTAATGACTATCAGGTGAATCAAAAATCAGAAGAAGAAATTAGGGTTTTGCATTCGAAAATTGATCATTTGATACAACAAGATCAGCCTAATTTGTTACAAATTCAGAAGATTCAAACGGAGATGCTTGGTTCTATTGAGTCACAAGTAAGTGAATTAAGAAGATTACAGCAATATTTTGAAGAGGAAAACAAAAAGTAG